A stretch of the Rhizomicrobium sp. genome encodes the following:
- a CDS encoding TetR/AcrR family transcriptional regulator: MNPSTDRYNKKKEAILAAAAGILNRRGVRGMTLADVAASVDLITTSVTYYFKKKEDLAVACYLRGIERFEALISVALQDADPPARLLKFLGLYLDLHRRIREGEEAPIAVFNDIRALKEPHLAIVGKAYGQFFRKVRALFKAPGYEWLDRRMSTARTHMLLEQLYWSVTWLPRHDLDDYGRVRDRMFDILAHGVAPDGAAWRPTHLPELPPPHDAQESQRETFLTAATRLINQRGYRGASVEKISEQLNVTKGSFYHHNDAKDALVVECFERTFEAMRRVQSAALGESGDYWQKISSAAATLVEFQLSDRGPLLRSSALSALPEPMRLAMVERANRVSERFAAMISDGVAEGSIRPVDPYIAAQMLNATLNAASDLPFTIPDVAAFDAPALYAKPMLMGVFSR; the protein is encoded by the coding sequence TGCGCGGCATGACGCTGGCCGACGTGGCGGCGAGCGTCGACCTGATCACCACCTCGGTCACCTATTACTTCAAGAAGAAGGAAGACCTCGCGGTCGCCTGCTACCTGCGTGGGATCGAGCGGTTCGAAGCGCTGATCTCGGTCGCGCTGCAGGACGCGGACCCGCCGGCGCGGCTGCTGAAATTCCTCGGCCTCTATCTCGACCTGCACCGCCGCATCCGCGAGGGCGAAGAGGCGCCGATCGCGGTGTTCAACGACATCCGCGCGCTCAAGGAGCCGCACCTGGCGATCGTCGGCAAGGCCTATGGCCAGTTCTTCCGCAAGGTGCGCGCGCTGTTCAAGGCGCCGGGCTACGAATGGCTCGACCGGCGGATGTCGACGGCGCGCACGCATATGCTTCTGGAGCAGCTCTACTGGTCGGTGACCTGGTTGCCGCGCCACGACCTCGACGATTACGGGCGGGTGCGCGACCGGATGTTCGACATCCTGGCGCATGGCGTGGCACCCGACGGCGCGGCGTGGCGGCCGACACACCTGCCCGAGCTGCCGCCGCCGCACGATGCGCAGGAGAGCCAGCGCGAGACCTTCCTCACCGCCGCGACGCGGCTGATCAACCAGCGCGGCTATCGCGGCGCCTCGGTCGAGAAGATCTCCGAGCAGCTCAACGTCACCAAGGGCTCTTTCTATCATCACAACGACGCCAAGGACGCGCTGGTGGTCGAATGCTTCGAGCGCACCTTCGAGGCGATGCGGCGGGTGCAATCGGCGGCACTGGGCGAGAGCGGGGATTACTGGCAGAAGATCTCGTCGGCCGCCGCGACGCTGGTCGAATTCCAGCTCTCGGATCGCGGGCCGCTGCTGCGCTCCTCGGCGCTCAGCGCCCTGCCCGAGCCGATGCGCCTCGCCATGGTCGAGCGCGCCAACCGCGTGTCGGAGCGTTTCGCGGCGATGATCTCCGACGGCGTGGCGGAAGGCTCGATCCGCCCGGTCGATCCCTATATCGCGGCGCAGATGCTCAACGCGACGCTGAACGCCGCGTCCGACCTGCCCTTCACGATCCCCGATGTCGCGGCGTTCGACGCGCCGGCGCTGTATGCCAAGCCGATGCTGATGGGCGTGTTCAGCCGATAA
- the arfB gene encoding alternative ribosome rescue aminoacyl-tRNA hydrolase ArfB: MDLKVTTSIFIPERELDESFILSSGAGGQNVNKVASAVQLRFDVLHSPSLPDDVRVRLLRLGGHRLSKDGVLIVTARESRDQVRNRETARMKLAELVRAATHVPKKRKPTRPSKAAKERRIDSKKRDARTKRQRSKTFED, from the coding sequence ATGGACTTGAAAGTCACCACGTCAATTTTCATCCCCGAGCGCGAACTCGATGAGAGCTTCATCCTGTCCTCCGGCGCGGGCGGGCAGAACGTCAACAAGGTGGCAAGCGCGGTGCAGCTGCGCTTCGACGTGTTGCACAGCCCGAGCCTGCCCGACGACGTGCGAGTGCGCCTGCTGCGCCTGGGCGGCCATCGCCTGAGCAAGGACGGCGTGCTGATCGTCACCGCGCGCGAAAGCCGCGACCAGGTCCGCAACCGCGAGACCGCGCGCATGAAGCTGGCCGAGTTGGTCCGCGCCGCGACCCATGTGCCGAAGAAACGCAAGCCGACCAGGCCGTCGAAGGCGGCCAAGGAGCGCCGCATCGACTCCAAGAAGCGCGACGCACGGACGAAACGGCAGCGGTCGAAGACGTTCGAGGACTGA
- a CDS encoding DUF2971 domain-containing protein codes for MKSKDGFLPPDAQCMGISRLYHYQAFNEVRLRSILQENQIYFSNPADFNDPWDCRPWYAVPGTDRERRDLIAKLKTAHQKRFPNRTRVERRKAAKSLLGTPTLLKSEIEKLSTSMWTQMQNRYRVYCLTENPVCPLMWGHYADHHRGVCLEFDASNEIVGAAMKVEYCKEYPTFNFFDGYELLPFVAKSHHWNYEREFRLVSEEIGAALSAATLKTRNGIFDLPANSIKSIIVGSEASIETHKIVRDLATELDGSVSVVRAVRSADKYELRIDK; via the coding sequence GTGAAATCCAAAGATGGCTTCTTGCCTCCTGACGCTCAGTGTATGGGGATTTCGCGCCTCTATCATTATCAGGCCTTCAACGAGGTGCGCCTCCGATCGATTCTCCAAGAAAATCAGATATATTTCTCAAATCCGGCTGACTTCAACGATCCTTGGGATTGCCGACCGTGGTACGCGGTTCCTGGAACAGATCGAGAGCGCAGAGATTTAATTGCAAAGTTGAAGACTGCGCATCAGAAGCGATTTCCTAACCGGACGCGCGTAGAAAGAAGAAAGGCAGCAAAGTCTCTTCTCGGAACGCCAACACTATTGAAATCTGAAATCGAAAAGCTGTCCACGTCAATGTGGACGCAAATGCAAAATCGCTACCGTGTTTACTGCCTTACAGAGAACCCGGTCTGTCCTCTTATGTGGGGGCACTACGCTGACCATCATCGAGGGGTGTGTTTGGAATTTGACGCGTCCAACGAAATCGTCGGGGCCGCAATGAAAGTTGAATATTGCAAGGAATATCCCACGTTCAATTTTTTTGATGGATACGAGCTCTTGCCATTCGTCGCAAAATCTCACCATTGGAACTACGAACGAGAGTTCAGACTCGTTTCCGAAGAAATCGGAGCGGCGCTTTCTGCGGCGACGCTCAAAACACGGAATGGCATTTTCGACCTGCCTGCCAATTCGATCAAATCGATAATCGTTGGCTCGGAAGCGTCTATAGAGACGCACAAGATAGTCCGCGATTTGGCAACTGAGTTGGACGGGAGCGTCTCGGTCGTCAGGGCAGTTAGATCGGCGGATAAATATGAATTGCGAATTGACAAATAA
- a CDS encoding class I adenylate-forming enzyme family protein produces the protein MTLPAGWPAMSLAEAHALLTAPGTRFETAMEIIRGIPTKVWKNAPPTNREVFLAGRMYGDREFLVYEDDRCTYEGFARATLALAAQLQKDGVKKGDRIAIIMRNLPEWPVAFYAAELLGAIVTPLNAWWTGPELEYGLVDSGTKIAFVDAERLERIAEHLVNCPDLAKIYVSRYSDEMPSPIVHPLEDVIGKVNDWGTLPPGEMPAVELGPEDDATILYTSGTTGRPKGALGTQRNMTSNIAAAGFSAARNFLRRGEPVPVVENPLDAPQRSTLLSVPFFHATGCFAVMGPTVVSGGKIVLMRKFEAEKAMALIEKEKINGAGGVPTIAWQILEHPNRHKYDLSSLESMAYGGAPSAPELVRQIKEIWPNSAPGNGWGMTETSATCTTHSGEDYENRPNSCGPAVGACEIKIMDLEGARELPRGEVGELWARGPNIVKCYWNKPEATAATFVDGWVKTGDLARMDEEGFCFIIDRAKDMLIRGGENIYCIEVENVLYDHPAVMDAALVAVPHKTLGEEPGAVVHLKPGMHTTEEELRQFVAGKLAAFKVPVKVVFWPETLPRNANGKILKTELKKIFAG, from the coding sequence ATGACTCTTCCCGCCGGCTGGCCCGCCATGTCCCTTGCCGAGGCGCATGCCCTTCTGACTGCGCCCGGTACGCGCTTCGAGACCGCGATGGAGATCATCCGCGGCATCCCCACCAAGGTGTGGAAGAACGCGCCGCCGACCAACCGCGAGGTCTTCCTCGCCGGCCGGATGTATGGCGATCGCGAATTCCTCGTCTACGAGGACGACCGCTGCACCTATGAGGGCTTCGCCCGCGCCACGCTGGCGCTCGCGGCGCAGCTGCAGAAGGATGGCGTCAAGAAGGGCGACCGCATCGCCATCATCATGCGCAACCTGCCCGAATGGCCGGTGGCGTTCTATGCCGCCGAACTGCTGGGCGCGATCGTCACGCCGCTCAACGCCTGGTGGACGGGGCCGGAGCTGGAATACGGCCTGGTCGATTCCGGCACCAAGATCGCGTTCGTCGACGCCGAGCGGCTGGAACGCATCGCCGAGCATCTGGTCAATTGCCCCGACCTCGCGAAGATCTACGTCAGCCGCTATTCCGACGAGATGCCCAGCCCCATCGTGCATCCGCTGGAGGATGTGATCGGCAAGGTGAACGACTGGGGCACACTGCCGCCCGGCGAGATGCCGGCGGTCGAGCTCGGCCCCGAGGACGACGCGACGATCCTCTATACCTCCGGCACGACGGGGCGGCCCAAGGGCGCGCTCGGCACCCAGCGCAACATGACCTCGAACATCGCTGCCGCCGGCTTTTCGGCGGCGCGCAACTTCCTGCGCCGCGGCGAGCCGGTGCCGGTGGTGGAGAACCCGCTGGATGCGCCGCAGCGCTCGACGCTGCTCAGCGTGCCGTTCTTCCACGCCACGGGCTGCTTCGCGGTGATGGGGCCGACCGTGGTCAGCGGCGGCAAGATCGTCCTGATGCGCAAATTCGAAGCCGAGAAGGCGATGGCCCTGATCGAGAAGGAGAAGATCAACGGCGCCGGCGGCGTGCCCACCATCGCCTGGCAGATCCTGGAGCATCCCAACCGGCACAAATACGACCTGTCCTCGCTGGAATCGATGGCGTATGGCGGCGCGCCCTCGGCGCCCGAGCTGGTGCGCCAGATCAAGGAAATCTGGCCGAACTCCGCGCCGGGCAATGGCTGGGGCATGACCGAGACCTCGGCGACCTGCACCACCCATTCGGGCGAGGATTACGAGAACCGCCCCAATTCCTGCGGTCCCGCCGTCGGCGCCTGCGAGATCAAGATCATGGACCTTGAAGGCGCGCGCGAGCTGCCGCGCGGCGAGGTCGGCGAACTCTGGGCGCGGGGCCCGAACATCGTCAAATGCTACTGGAACAAGCCGGAGGCGACCGCCGCGACCTTCGTCGACGGCTGGGTGAAGACCGGCGACCTGGCGCGGATGGACGAGGAAGGCTTCTGCTTCATCATCGACCGCGCCAAGGACATGCTGATCCGCGGCGGCGAGAACATCTACTGCATCGAGGTCGAGAACGTCCTCTACGACCATCCCGCGGTGATGGACGCGGCGCTGGTCGCGGTGCCGCACAAGACGCTGGGCGAGGAGCCGGGCGCCGTGGTGCATCTCAAGCCCGGCATGCACACCACGGAGGAGGAGCTGCGCCAGTTCGTGGCCGGCAAGCTCGCCGCGTTCAAGGTGCCGGTGAAGGTGGTGTTCTGGCCCGAGACCCTGCCGCGCAACGCCAACGGCAAGATCCTGAAGACCGAGCTGAAGAAGATTTTTGCGGGGTGA
- a CDS encoding fatty acid desaturase, which yields MSHSETAAAEAPASDWIGILSRYRNPSPIRSSFELVVTAVPFLALWLLIWAAWEFGFWWASVLLTLPAGAFLVRLFMIQHDCGHGSFFRYRATNDWVGRIIGVLTLTPYDAWKRAHAIHHGTSGNLDKRGVGDLQTLTVREYRALSGVGRLGYRLYRNPLVLFGLGPVYLFGVRHRFPLGPTIAHWRGWVSPMATNLGIAAVVAGMMYLVGVKTFLLTQVPITLIAGTIGIWLFFIQHQFEDTVWAENGAWNVHEAALRGSSYYVLPHVLRWFTANIGIHHVHHLYARIPYYRLPQVIREQIRLADVSRVSLLQSLRCARLALWDDCQNRLITFREARRLPR from the coding sequence TTGTCCCATTCAGAGACTGCCGCCGCCGAAGCTCCGGCGTCGGATTGGATCGGCATTCTCAGCCGCTACCGCAATCCGTCGCCGATCCGCAGCAGCTTCGAGCTGGTCGTCACCGCGGTGCCCTTCCTGGCGCTGTGGCTGCTGATCTGGGCGGCGTGGGAATTCGGCTTCTGGTGGGCTTCCGTGCTGCTGACCCTTCCTGCCGGTGCCTTCCTGGTGCGGCTGTTCATGATCCAGCACGATTGCGGCCACGGTTCCTTCTTCCGCTACCGCGCGACGAATGACTGGGTCGGGCGGATCATCGGCGTGCTGACGCTCACGCCCTATGACGCCTGGAAGCGGGCGCATGCGATCCATCACGGCACCTCGGGCAATCTCGACAAGCGCGGCGTCGGCGACCTGCAGACCCTGACGGTGCGCGAATACCGCGCCCTGTCGGGCGTCGGCCGGCTGGGCTACCGCCTCTATCGCAACCCGCTGGTGCTGTTCGGCCTGGGACCGGTCTACCTGTTCGGCGTGCGGCACCGCTTCCCGCTGGGACCGACCATCGCTCATTGGCGCGGCTGGGTCAGCCCGATGGCGACCAATCTGGGCATCGCCGCGGTCGTCGCCGGCATGATGTATCTCGTCGGCGTGAAGACCTTCCTGCTGACCCAGGTCCCGATCACGCTGATCGCCGGCACCATCGGCATCTGGCTGTTCTTCATCCAGCACCAGTTCGAAGACACGGTGTGGGCGGAGAACGGCGCCTGGAACGTGCACGAGGCGGCGCTGCGCGGCAGCTCCTATTACGTGCTGCCGCATGTGCTGCGCTGGTTCACCGCCAATATCGGCATCCACCACGTTCATCATCTCTATGCGCGCATTCCCTATTACCGGCTGCCGCAGGTGATCCGCGAGCAGATCCGCCTGGCCGATGTCTCGCGCGTCTCGCTGCTGCAGAGCCTGCGCTGCGCCCGCCTGGCGCTGTGGGACGATTGCCAGAACCGGCTGATCACCTTCCGCGAAGCCCGCCGCCTGCCGCGCTAG
- a CDS encoding acyl-CoA dehydrogenase family protein, translating into MAWDFETDPEYQKKLDWVEVFVETEVEPLTHIGVGLGGVKSKTYQKAIRPLQAKVKEQGLWACHLTPDLGGQGYGQVKLALLNEKLGRVGLAPVVFGCQAPDTGNAEIIAHYGTPEQKEKYLWPLLNNEITSAFSMSEPTGGSDPLYFKTTAELKGNEWVINGEKWFSTGARNAEVLVVYAVTDPEHKDPYKRMSMFLVPKNTPGVKILRNVGVGTMQHGNEGYVQYKDVHVPFDAMLGPRGHAFELGQVRLGGGRVHHAMRTVGQCQKALDLMCQRAVSRSTRDGRLGDYQMVQEQIADSYIQLTQFRLMVLHVAWLIDKHKDYKKVRKDIAAVKVAMPKVYHDIAAAALHLHGALGVSNEMPFMGMVTSSFVMGIADGPTEVHKVTVAKQLLKQFSPDNDLFPSYHLPKVRERAREKHPDLVAELKEEWANRAQSIDAL; encoded by the coding sequence ATGGCCTGGGACTTCGAGACCGATCCGGAATACCAGAAGAAGCTGGACTGGGTGGAAGTGTTCGTCGAGACCGAGGTCGAGCCGCTCACCCATATCGGCGTCGGCCTGGGCGGGGTGAAGTCGAAGACCTACCAGAAGGCGATCCGGCCGCTGCAGGCCAAGGTGAAGGAGCAGGGCCTGTGGGCCTGCCACCTGACGCCCGATCTCGGCGGCCAGGGCTATGGCCAAGTCAAGCTCGCGCTGCTCAACGAGAAGCTCGGCCGCGTCGGCCTCGCACCCGTCGTGTTCGGCTGCCAGGCGCCCGACACCGGCAATGCCGAGATCATCGCCCATTACGGCACGCCGGAGCAGAAGGAGAAATATCTCTGGCCGCTGCTCAACAACGAGATCACCTCGGCCTTCTCGATGAGCGAGCCGACCGGCGGCTCCGACCCGCTCTATTTCAAGACCACGGCGGAGCTGAAGGGCAACGAATGGGTGATCAACGGCGAGAAGTGGTTCTCGACCGGCGCGCGCAATGCCGAAGTGCTGGTGGTCTATGCGGTGACCGATCCGGAGCACAAGGATCCCTACAAGCGCATGTCGATGTTCCTGGTCCCGAAGAACACGCCCGGCGTGAAGATCCTGCGCAATGTCGGCGTCGGCACCATGCAGCACGGCAATGAGGGATATGTGCAGTACAAGGACGTGCACGTCCCCTTCGACGCGATGCTGGGCCCGCGAGGGCACGCGTTCGAGCTCGGCCAGGTCCGGCTGGGCGGCGGCCGCGTGCACCACGCGATGCGCACCGTCGGCCAGTGCCAGAAAGCGCTCGACCTGATGTGCCAGCGCGCCGTATCGCGCAGCACGCGCGACGGCCGGCTCGGCGACTACCAGATGGTGCAGGAGCAGATCGCCGACAGCTACATCCAGCTCACCCAGTTCCGCCTGATGGTGCTGCACGTCGCCTGGCTGATCGACAAGCACAAGGACTACAAGAAGGTGCGCAAGGACATCGCCGCGGTGAAGGTCGCGATGCCCAAGGTCTATCACGACATCGCGGCCGCCGCGCTGCACCTGCACGGCGCGCTCGGCGTCTCCAACGAGATGCCGTTCATGGGCATGGTGACCTCGTCCTTCGTGATGGGCATCGCCGACGGACCCACCGAGGTCCACAAGGTGACGGTCGCCAAGCAGCTCCTCAAGCAGTTCAGCCCCGACAACGACCTGTTCCCCTCCTATCACCTGCCCAAAGTCCGCGAGCGCGCCCGCGAGAAGCACCCCGACCTGGTGGCGGAACTGAAGGAAGAATGGGCCAACCGGGCGCAGAGCATCGACGCGCTGTGA
- a CDS encoding serine hydrolase domain-containing protein — protein sequence MAKPESVGMSSARLRTLDKVMKERYVDSGLLPGIQTQIWRRGELAHNSFAGSMDLERNKPWREDAIVRIYSMTKPITAVALMMLAEEGAIGLDDAVATHIPSWKNLRVYASGMPSLVADTSGQFITLPCERPMKVLDLVTHTSGLTYGFMSRTSIDAEYRRQKVGDFQTPGGLDAFIEQLAKIPLDFSPGTQWNYSVSIDVMGYLVQKLSGQTFGEFLRTRLFEPLKMHDTSFSIPPGKLDRFASCYMPKAGGGLRLQDDAGKSTYAEPPKLESGGGGLVSTAADYMRFCRMMLGGGTLDGVQILSPKTVALFGMNFLPGGKLLSDLSAAVTFSEAGYNGVGFSIGCGVSMGPELTRLPGTPGEFFWGGAASTAFWIDPKEDLAVVFMTQVMGTDARLTLRRDLRTLAYSAMTESNL from the coding sequence ATGGCCAAGCCGGAAAGCGTGGGGATGTCGTCGGCGCGTCTGAGGACGCTCGATAAGGTGATGAAGGAGCGTTACGTCGATTCGGGTCTTCTGCCCGGCATCCAGACGCAAATCTGGCGGCGCGGCGAGCTGGCGCACAATTCCTTCGCCGGTTCGATGGACCTGGAACGCAACAAGCCGTGGCGCGAAGACGCCATCGTGCGCATCTATTCGATGACCAAGCCGATCACCGCCGTGGCGCTGATGATGCTGGCGGAGGAAGGCGCGATCGGCCTCGACGACGCGGTCGCGACGCACATCCCCTCGTGGAAGAACCTGCGCGTCTATGCCAGCGGCATGCCGAGCCTGGTCGCCGATACGTCGGGCCAGTTCATCACGCTGCCCTGCGAACGTCCGATGAAGGTGCTGGACCTCGTCACCCACACCTCGGGCCTGACCTACGGCTTCATGTCACGCACGTCGATCGACGCGGAATATCGCCGCCAGAAGGTCGGCGACTTCCAGACGCCGGGCGGGCTCGATGCCTTCATCGAGCAACTCGCGAAGATCCCGCTCGACTTCTCGCCGGGCACGCAGTGGAACTATTCGGTATCGATCGACGTGATGGGCTATCTCGTCCAGAAGCTGTCGGGCCAGACCTTCGGCGAATTCCTCCGCACAAGGCTGTTCGAGCCGCTGAAGATGCACGACACATCGTTCAGCATTCCGCCCGGCAAGCTCGACCGCTTCGCGTCCTGCTACATGCCCAAGGCGGGCGGCGGGCTGCGCCTGCAGGACGATGCGGGCAAGTCGACCTATGCCGAGCCGCCGAAGCTGGAATCGGGCGGCGGCGGCCTGGTCTCCACCGCGGCCGACTACATGCGGTTCTGCCGCATGATGCTGGGCGGCGGCACGCTGGACGGGGTGCAGATCCTCTCGCCCAAGACGGTGGCGCTGTTCGGGATGAACTTCCTGCCGGGCGGCAAGCTCTTGAGCGACCTGTCGGCGGCGGTGACCTTCAGCGAGGCGGGCTATAACGGCGTCGGCTTCTCCATCGGCTGCGGCGTGAGCATGGGGCCGGAGCTGACGCGCCTGCCGGGCACGCCGGGCGAGTTCTTCTGGGGCGGCGCGGCCTCGACCGCGTTCTGGATCGATCCGAAGGAAGACCTCGCCGTGGTGTTCATGACCCAGGTGATGGGCACCGATGCGCGCCTGACCCTGCGCCGCGACCTGCGCACCCTGGCCTATTCGGCGATGACGGAGAGCAATCTCTGA
- a CDS encoding D-glycerate dehydrogenase, which yields MPAKKPLVIVTRKLPDAIETRMRELFDAKLNLDDKPMSQAELIEAVQKADVLVPTVTDRIDSKVIVRAGPNLKLIANFGTGVDNIDVKTALDKGIAVTNTPGVLTEDTADMTMALILAVPRRLVEGVKELEDEHFKGWSPSWMLGHRIFGKRLGIVGMGRIGQAVARRAKAFGLQIHYHNRKPVHPDIEHELEATYWESLDQMLARMDIVSVNCPHTPATYHLLSARRLKLMKPSAYIVNTARGEVIDENTLARMLEAGQLSGAGLDVFEHEPAVNPKLLKLKNVVLLPHMGSATIEGRIDMGEKVIINIKTFADGHKPPDRVIPAML from the coding sequence ATGCCCGCCAAAAAGCCGCTGGTCATCGTCACGCGCAAATTGCCCGACGCGATCGAGACGCGCATGCGCGAGCTGTTCGACGCCAAGCTGAATCTCGACGACAAGCCGATGAGCCAGGCCGAACTGATCGAGGCGGTGCAGAAGGCCGACGTGCTGGTGCCCACCGTCACCGACCGGATCGACTCCAAGGTCATCGTGCGGGCCGGCCCCAACCTCAAGCTGATCGCCAATTTCGGCACCGGCGTCGACAACATCGACGTCAAGACCGCGCTCGACAAGGGCATCGCGGTGACCAACACGCCCGGTGTCCTGACCGAGGACACCGCCGACATGACGATGGCGCTGATCCTCGCGGTGCCGCGCCGCCTGGTCGAGGGCGTCAAGGAGCTGGAGGACGAGCACTTCAAGGGCTGGTCGCCGAGCTGGATGCTGGGGCATCGCATCTTCGGCAAGCGGCTGGGCATCGTCGGCATGGGGCGCATCGGCCAGGCGGTGGCGCGGCGCGCCAAGGCGTTCGGCCTGCAGATCCACTACCACAACCGAAAGCCGGTGCATCCCGACATCGAGCACGAGCTCGAGGCGACCTATTGGGAAAGCCTCGACCAGATGCTGGCGCGGATGGACATCGTGAGCGTCAACTGCCCGCACACGCCGGCGACCTATCACCTCCTGAGCGCGCGGCGCCTCAAGCTGATGAAGCCGAGCGCCTATATCGTCAACACCGCGCGCGGCGAGGTGATCGACGAGAACACGCTGGCGCGCATGCTGGAGGCCGGGCAGCTGTCCGGCGCGGGGCTCGACGTGTTCGAGCACGAGCCGGCAGTGAACCCCAAGCTGCTGAAGCTCAAGAACGTCGTGCTGCTGCCGCATATGGGCTCGGCGACGATCGAGGGCCGCATCGACATGGGCGAGAAGGTGATCATCAACATCAAGACCTTCGCGGATGGGCACAAGCCGCCGGATAGGGTGATTCCGGCGATGCTGTAG
- a CDS encoding dienelactone hydrolase family protein, whose translation MPETQHDFATPDGAVEAFLFTPAHGTGPWPGVVYLTDIMGIRPAYHQMAQRLADEGYAVLLPNVFYRGSELPVLDFVPKFGEEKTMQRMGALRAALPNAKMGPDGAAYADELLAQPFVSGSKVGVVGYCFTGAMAVRSAAAAPDRIAAAASFHGGGLYTDQPDSPHLLLPQIRARLYFGHAVQDRSMPAEAIAKLEAALAAWPGRSESETYEGALHGWCVPGHVGAYNEAQADRAFGKLVELFEAELK comes from the coding sequence ATGCCCGAGACCCAGCACGATTTCGCCACGCCCGACGGCGCCGTCGAGGCGTTCCTCTTCACCCCTGCGCACGGCACCGGGCCGTGGCCGGGCGTGGTCTATCTCACCGACATCATGGGTATCCGCCCGGCCTATCACCAGATGGCGCAGCGCCTGGCGGACGAGGGCTATGCCGTGCTGCTGCCCAACGTCTTCTATCGCGGCAGCGAATTGCCGGTGCTCGATTTCGTGCCGAAATTCGGCGAGGAGAAGACGATGCAGCGCATGGGCGCGCTGCGCGCCGCCCTGCCCAACGCCAAGATGGGCCCCGACGGCGCCGCCTATGCCGACGAACTGTTGGCCCAGCCCTTCGTGAGCGGCAGCAAAGTCGGCGTCGTGGGCTATTGCTTCACCGGCGCGATGGCGGTGCGTAGCGCCGCCGCGGCGCCCGACAGGATCGCGGCGGCCGCCTCGTTCCATGGTGGTGGTCTGTACACGGATCAACCCGACAGCCCGCATCTCCTCCTGCCGCAGATCCGGGCCCGGCTTTATTTCGGCCATGCGGTGCAGGACCGCTCGATGCCGGCCGAGGCGATCGCGAAGCTGGAAGCGGCCCTCGCCGCCTGGCCCGGCCGCAGCGAAAGCGAAACCTACGAAGGCGCCCTGCACGGCTGGTGCGTGCCGGGACACGTGGGTGCCTACAACGAGGCGCAGGCGGACCGGGCGTTTGGAAAGCTGGTGGAATTGTTCGAGGCGGAGTTGAAGTAG
- a CDS encoding histidine phosphatase family protein, whose translation MRIVLIRHGRPAISTNPRTSHHGFRDYIDEYEAAGLDPSSAPPEELQDLVKELAAVYTSDRPRSTGSAKALAPNAELIADPLFAEAPLASPRIPLLRLKVPAWAVMARILWHAGYHPEIENYRKAKHRAAEAADILMKRAAAEGATALVAHGYFNLMIGRELRRRGFRKSGAHRVRYWNAVIYEMP comes from the coding sequence ATGCGCATCGTGCTGATCCGCCATGGCCGCCCGGCGATCTCGACCAACCCGCGCACCTCGCATCACGGCTTCCGCGACTATATCGACGAGTACGAGGCCGCCGGCCTCGACCCCTCGAGTGCGCCGCCGGAGGAGCTGCAGGATCTGGTGAAGGAACTGGCCGCCGTCTACACCTCGGACCGGCCGCGCTCGACCGGCAGCGCCAAGGCGCTGGCGCCCAATGCCGAGCTGATCGCCGACCCGCTCTTCGCCGAGGCGCCGCTGGCCAGCCCGCGCATCCCGCTGCTGCGGCTCAAGGTGCCCGCCTGGGCGGTGATGGCGCGCATCCTGTGGCATGCCGGCTATCACCCCGAGATCGAGAACTACCGCAAGGCCAAGCACCGCGCCGCCGAAGCGGCCGACATCCTGATGAAGCGCGCCGCGGCGGAGGGCGCGACCGCGCTGGTGGCGCATGGCTATTTCAACCTGATGATCGGCCGGGAGCTGCGCCGCCGCGGCTTCCGCAAATCGGGCGCGCATCGCGTCCGCTACTGGAACGCGGTGATCTACGAGATGCCGTAA